A genomic region of Camelus ferus isolate YT-003-E chromosome 11, BCGSAC_Cfer_1.0, whole genome shotgun sequence contains the following coding sequences:
- the HPS6 gene encoding Hermansky-Pudlak syndrome 6 protein produces MKRAGTLRLLTDLSNFSGAAQLRELLAGDPAVRVRCSPDGRHLLLLRPPGAPAPQLLVAVRGPGPELERTWPAGQSSPLDAFFLPWPARPALVLVWESGLAEVWSAEMGPGWRMLQSTELCPGGGARVVAVAAPRGRLVWCEERQASSEGQVGPPAVAFSHCVCVRTLEPSGEAGTNLGRTHILLHHCPFFGLLASRKDVFLVPTATTWPGVGHILLIWSPGKGKVVVAAPCLGLSHSKSLNPGRGDTWDFRTLLRGLPGLLSPRQPLTVHTWAPTPHGLLWLDFRGAVSLVQPHGGTRAVGTLQEAPVGLAGSAALGTFHGTLACVLGSTLELLDMGSGQLLERKVLSTDRVHLLEPPAPGTEDEEELETRGGLRLLSALGLFRVGWGTLQGLELPSAEDLVFEEACEYYQRRSLRGAQLTPEELRHNSTFRAPQALASILQGHVSPSTLLTTLRAELRDYRGLEHLKAQLVAGDEEEAGWTELAEHEVARLLRTELVGDQLTQLNTIFQTLPTAAWGAILRALQLQPDGNGRLRSQAPPDVWKKVLAGTATGKEPPNGMLPLFELLCQCLCRLEPQWLPPFVELAQQQGGPGWGAGGPGLPLYRRALAVLGKDGTRPEALELDLLLGSGRPKAVLQAVGQLVQKEQWERVLEAGLALSPSSPLLRSEIFKLLLAEFAQHRRLDAHLPLLCRLCPPDLAPAELLLLLRTHLPDELEPPTPFPEPGAEPSLTVGLLRTLLEQTGTQGQPSGSVLSLYEDILGDSGTPPPTPPRGPMTTLQASEHPGLEAWALPEQGLGVTDTG; encoded by the coding sequence ATGAAGCGTGCCGGGACTCTGCGCCTGCTCACGGACCTGAGCAACTTCAGCGGCGCGGCCCAGCTCCGGGAGTTGCTGGCTGGGGACCCAGCTGTCCGAGTCCGCTGCAGCCCGGACGGCCGccacctgctgctgctgcgaCCCCCGGGGGCGCCGGCCCCGCAGCTGCTGGTCGCGGTGCGTGGACCCGGCCCAGAGCTGGAACGTACCTGGCCAGCTGGCCAGTCCTCACCGCTAGATGCCTTCTTCCTGCCGTGGCCCGCGCGACCGGCTCTGGTCCTGGTGTGGGAGAGTGGCCTAGCCGAGGTGTGGAGCGCTGAGATGGGGCCTGGCTGGCGGATGCTGCAGAGCACCGAGTTGTGTCCGGGTGGTGGAGCCCGCGTAGTGGCCGTGGCGGCGCCCCGAGGCCGCCTCGTGTGGTGCGAGGAGCGTCAGGCCAGCTCTGAGGGCCAGGTAGGGCCTCCCGCAGTGGCTTTCAGCCACTGTGTGTGCGTCCGGACTCTGGAGCCCAGCGGGGAGGCCGGCACCAACCTGGGCCGAACCCACATCCTGCTGCACCACTGCCCCTTTTTCGGGCTGCTGGCCTCCCGCAAGGACGTCTTCCTAGTGCCCACTGCCACCACCTGGCCTGGTGTGGGCCACATTCTGCTCATCTGGAGCCCAGGCAAGGGCAAGGTGGTGGTGGCTGCCCCGTGTCTTGGCCTCTCCCACAGTAAAAGCCTAAATCCTGGACGAGGGGACACATGGGACTTCCGGACCCTGCTCCGAGGCCTTCCTGGGCTGCTATCCCCCAGACAGCCATTGACTGTACATACCTGGGCCCCAACTCCCCATGGCCTGCTGTGGCTTGACTTCAGAGGCGCTGTGAGCCTCGTGCAGCCCCACGGTGGTACCCGGGCTGTTGGCACCCTGCAGGAGGCACCTGTTGGTTTGGCAGGGTCTGCAGCACTGGGCACATTTCATGGCACTCTGGCCTGTGTGCTAGGCTCCACATTAGAACTTCTGGACATGGGCAGTGGGCAGCTGCTAGAGAGGAAGGTCCTAAGTACAGACCGAGTACATTTGCTggaacccccagcccctggcacagaAGATGAGGAAGAGCTGGAGACCCGAGGTGGTCTTCGTTTGCTTTCAGCCTTGGGTCTGTTTCGAGTAGGCTGGGGCACCCTGCAGGGCCTTGAGCTGCCTTCAGCTGAAGACCTGGTGTTTGAGGAGGCCTGTGAGTATTACCAGCGTCGGAGCCTGCGGGGTGCGCAGCTTACCCCAGAGGAACTGAGACACAACAGCACATTCCGGGCGCCTCAGGCCCTGGCCTCCATCCTCCAGGGTCACGTATCCCCATCTACACTATTGACCACACTGAGGGCCGAGCTTCGGGATTACCGGGGTTTAGAGCATCTCAAAGCCCAGCTGGTGgctggggatgaggaggaggcTGGCTGGACTGAGCTGGCAGAGCACGAAGTGGCTCGCCTGCTGAGGACTGAGTTGGTGGGAGACCAGCTGACTCAGCTCAACACCATTTTCCAAACCCTTCCTACAGCAGCCTGGGGTGCCATCCTCAGGGCCCTGCAGCTCCAGCCAGATGGGAATGGCAGGCTGAGGTCCCAAGCTCCCCCTGACGTGTGGAAGAAGGTACTGGCGGGTACAGCAACTGGAAAGGAACCACCAAATGGGATGCTGCCCCTCTTTGAACTCCTGTGCCAGTGCCTCTGCCGGCTGGAGCCACAATGGCTACCGCCCTTTGTGGAGCTGGCACAGCAGCAGGGTGGGCctggctggggggcagggggtccAGGGCTGCCCCTCTATCGCCGAGCCCTGGCAGTACTAGGTAAGGATGGGACTAGGCCGGAAGCACTAGAGCTGGACCTGCTCTTGGGTAGTGGGCGGCCCAAAGCTGTGCTCCAAGCTGTGGGACAGCTGGTGCAAAAGGAGCAGTGGGAGCGGGTTCTAGAGGCTGGCCTGGCCCTCAGCCCTTCCAGTCCCTTGCTTCGAAGTGAGATCTTCAAACTGCTGTTGGCTGAATTTGCCCAGCACCGTCGACTTGatgcccacctccccctccttTGCCGCCTGTGCCCACCAGACCTAGCTCCAGCTGAGCTCCTGCTTCTACTGCGGACACACCTCCCAGATGAGTtggagccccccaccccattccctgaGCCTGGGGCAGAGCCTTCTCTCACTGTGGGCTTGCTCAGAACCCTGCTGGAGCAGACTGGGACTCAAGGACAGCCCTCAGGGTCAGTTCTAAGCCTGTATGAGGACATCCTAGGGGACTCAGgcactccaccccccaccccacctcgaGGACCTATGACAACCCTCCAGGCATCAGAGCACCCAGGCCTGGAGGCCTGGGCATTACCAGAACAGGGCCTTGGTGTAACTGACACAGGCTGA